A portion of the Sphaerochaeta pleomorpha str. Grapes genome contains these proteins:
- the radA gene encoding DNA repair protein RadA yields the protein MKDRAVQFVCTECGRIETKWLGRCPDCGSWNSFEEEIAAPPLPKAGKSVVINTNESPVFLKDIAIDPGFRFETGISELDRVLGGGVMRGSSILLGGEPGIGKSTLMLQMIEKCSFGRTVLYVSGEESPSQVKLRAERLGLSLSNIAIFCDTRIEILATILEKTKPDVVVVDSLQTLSSNEVSSPAGSVNQIRCCSTELVGLSKRLGISLFLIGHVTKEGLLAGPKVIEHLVDTVLYFDQAGSGVRLIRAAKNRFGSIDEIGIFHMSEKGLLAVTNPTSFFITDREGQSTPPGIVYTAVIEGTRTFLVEIQALTVPAKSGFSRVYSDRIDNARVTRIAAVLERHAGIRLNDQDIYVNVAGGMKLNEVSIELPLALALWSALMGVSLPSKLISFGELSLSGEVRNVGFSEKREKAAAELGFSKVLVPKTTKLNGTLAICRCESVKEALFVCGKMV from the coding sequence GTGAAAGACAGGGCCGTGCAGTTTGTATGTACAGAGTGTGGTAGAATTGAGACGAAGTGGCTTGGACGTTGTCCCGACTGCGGAAGCTGGAATTCTTTTGAAGAAGAGATTGCCGCCCCTCCCCTGCCGAAGGCGGGGAAGTCAGTGGTTATCAACACCAATGAAAGCCCTGTCTTTCTCAAGGATATTGCTATAGACCCTGGTTTTCGATTTGAAACCGGTATCTCCGAGCTAGATCGTGTCCTGGGAGGAGGAGTCATGCGTGGCTCCTCTATCCTGCTGGGGGGAGAACCGGGAATCGGCAAATCAACATTGATGCTTCAGATGATTGAGAAGTGTTCGTTTGGTCGTACCGTATTGTACGTCTCCGGGGAGGAATCACCTTCCCAGGTTAAGCTAAGGGCTGAAAGATTGGGGCTCTCCCTTTCCAACATAGCAATCTTTTGTGATACCCGGATAGAAATCCTTGCCACAATCCTTGAAAAAACAAAGCCAGATGTCGTTGTCGTCGATTCCCTCCAGACTCTTAGTAGCAACGAAGTCTCGTCCCCAGCCGGATCTGTGAACCAGATCAGATGCTGCTCCACGGAACTCGTAGGACTTTCAAAGCGATTAGGAATTTCCCTTTTTCTCATCGGCCATGTTACCAAGGAAGGCCTTCTTGCTGGACCAAAGGTTATTGAGCATTTGGTCGATACCGTGCTGTACTTTGATCAGGCAGGGAGTGGGGTCAGGTTGATCAGGGCGGCAAAGAACCGCTTTGGGTCAATCGATGAAATCGGAATTTTCCATATGTCTGAAAAAGGCCTGCTAGCGGTAACCAACCCGACTTCCTTTTTCATAACAGACAGGGAAGGTCAGAGCACCCCCCCCGGAATCGTCTATACCGCGGTAATAGAGGGTACCCGTACCTTCCTTGTAGAAATCCAGGCATTGACGGTTCCTGCCAAGAGTGGTTTTTCCCGGGTCTACTCAGACAGGATAGATAACGCCAGGGTAACCAGAATCGCTGCAGTGCTTGAAAGACATGCAGGTATCCGTCTCAATGACCAAGATATATATGTGAATGTAGCAGGAGGGATGAAACTCAATGAAGTTTCCATTGAACTACCCCTTGCTCTCGCCCTCTGGTCTGCCTTGATGGGTGTTAGTCTCCCTTCCAAACTCATTTCCTTCGGTGAACTAAGTCTATCAGGCGAAGTGCGGAATGTAGGTTTTTCCGAAAAAAGGGAGAAAGCTGCAGCAGAGCTTGGGTTTTCCAAGGTCTTGGTTCCGAAAACAACAAAATTGAACGGAACTCTAGCTATCTGCCGGTGTGAGAGTGTAAAAGAAGCACTTTTTGTTTGTGGGAAAATGGTGTGA
- a CDS encoding peptidylprolyl isomerase, translated as MEKKELADGLYAVMHTAKGDILLSLEYKKTPMTVANFIGLTEGTLNINNEGKPFYNGLTFHRVIENFMIQGGCPKGNGTGGPGYTFPDEFDDSLKHVAPGCLSMANAGPGTNGSQFFITHVATPWLDGKHTIFGHVLEGQDIVNAIAQGDKLTSVEILKVGSEAEAFEVSRETFSKHVAAAEEKAKEREKKESSKIENELKNRWPDAIVTESGLRYVVTCKGTGTKNPKRGQTVTVHYTGTLLDGRVFDSSVRRGTPAQFSIGEVIEGWNEALVTMTAGEKRTLIIPPQLGYGTMGYPGVIPPNSYLVFDVELIKF; from the coding sequence ATGGAAAAGAAAGAACTCGCAGACGGGCTCTATGCCGTTATGCATACTGCTAAGGGAGATATCCTCCTTTCACTCGAGTATAAGAAAACCCCGATGACCGTAGCAAATTTCATCGGGCTTACCGAAGGGACGCTGAATATCAACAATGAAGGGAAGCCCTTCTATAACGGACTTACCTTCCACCGGGTGATCGAAAACTTCATGATCCAGGGTGGTTGTCCAAAAGGTAACGGGACCGGTGGTCCGGGATATACGTTCCCAGATGAATTTGACGATTCCTTGAAACATGTTGCCCCTGGTTGTTTGTCCATGGCCAATGCAGGGCCTGGAACCAACGGGAGTCAATTTTTCATCACGCATGTCGCTACCCCTTGGCTTGATGGAAAACACACAATCTTCGGGCATGTCTTGGAAGGTCAGGATATTGTCAATGCAATTGCACAGGGCGACAAGCTCACTTCCGTAGAGATTCTCAAAGTCGGAAGCGAGGCTGAAGCCTTCGAAGTTTCACGTGAAACATTCTCCAAGCACGTTGCTGCTGCAGAGGAAAAGGCAAAGGAACGGGAAAAGAAAGAATCCTCCAAAATCGAGAATGAACTTAAGAACCGTTGGCCTGATGCAATCGTAACCGAAAGTGGTCTTCGGTATGTGGTTACCTGCAAAGGTACCGGAACGAAAAACCCAAAGAGAGGGCAGACCGTTACCGTTCACTACACAGGAACCTTGCTCGATGGAAGGGTTTTCGATAGTTCTGTCCGTAGGGGTACCCCGGCCCAATTCTCCATCGGAGAGGTAATCGAAGGATGGAATGAGGCATTGGTTACCATGACTGCTGGAGAAAAGAGAACATTGATTATCCCTCCTCAGCTTGGATATGGGACCATGGGGTATCCTGGTGTAATTCCCCCCAATTCCTATCTTGTATTTGATGTTGAGTTGATAAAGTTCTAA
- a CDS encoding lysine exporter LysO family protein — translation MDTLIYLGKLAAALVGGMLLARHVVSRKFSRQASIAQSFFVWTLLFFMGVNTGSIEGILSKLGSIGFSALACTVFGILGTVILSLGASRLFNRGSQKLTIAIAPRKEGSLLRKFWDIFKEPLFLVGIVLSGMVLRLTTPLFSWFESSFVSYLLYAMLACVGMGLVYQNISLKGMVSDKKLLLLPLFTIAGSYLGSLLVPLVTTFTIKESMGIVSGFGWYSLSGIMITDLGYPVLGSVSFVSNLLRESFAFFLIPFFGRLGKQYYYPAVCTAGATSMDVTLPLLSSRFGSVTVVGSIYHGVVMSLVSPLLIPLFF, via the coding sequence ATGGACACTCTTATATATCTGGGAAAACTTGCAGCTGCCCTTGTTGGGGGTATGTTGCTAGCCCGTCATGTTGTAAGTCGGAAATTTTCCCGCCAGGCTTCAATAGCCCAGTCTTTTTTTGTCTGGACCTTGCTTTTCTTTATGGGTGTTAACACCGGAAGCATTGAGGGGATTCTTTCAAAGTTGGGTTCAATCGGTTTCTCTGCCTTGGCCTGTACGGTTTTTGGCATCCTTGGGACCGTTATCCTTTCGTTGGGAGCCTCCCGGCTTTTCAACAGAGGGAGTCAGAAACTAACAATCGCCATAGCCCCCCGGAAAGAGGGAAGCCTCTTGCGAAAGTTTTGGGACATCTTCAAGGAACCACTTTTTCTTGTTGGTATCGTACTCTCAGGAATGGTGTTGCGTCTCACGACACCTCTGTTTTCCTGGTTTGAATCTTCTTTTGTCTCCTACCTGTTATATGCAATGCTCGCCTGTGTCGGGATGGGGCTGGTTTATCAGAACATCAGTCTCAAAGGGATGGTATCGGATAAAAAGCTGTTGCTTTTGCCTTTGTTTACCATAGCAGGCTCTTACCTTGGCTCTTTGCTGGTTCCCTTGGTGACAACGTTTACCATAAAAGAATCTATGGGGATTGTTAGTGGCTTCGGATGGTACTCCCTTTCCGGGATAATGATCACGGATTTGGGGTATCCTGTATTAGGTTCCGTTTCCTTTGTGAGCAATTTGCTGAGGGAAAGCTTTGCCTTCTTTCTCATTCCATTCTTCGGGAGACTTGGCAAACAATATTACTATCCGGCAGTATGTACCGCAGGGGCTACAAGCATGGATGTTACCCTTCCCCTTCTTTCTTCCCGCTTTGGTTCTGTTACGGTTGTGGGTAGTATCTACCATGGGGTGGTCATGAGCCTTGTCTCCCCGTTATTGATCCCGTTGTTCTTCTAG
- a CDS encoding diguanylate cyclase domain-containing protein yields MDTFQGTLDKILDEARQSYIVDGMVIRASLSIGWAVFPKDAKSLASLSKKADEMMYSMKKKHKQEQEDL; encoded by the coding sequence ATGGATACGTTCCAGGGTACGCTTGATAAAATTCTGGATGAGGCCAGGCAATCTTATATAGTGGATGGTATGGTCATCCGTGCCTCGTTGAGTATTGGTTGGGCGGTTTTTCCAAAGGATGCAAAGTCTCTTGCCAGTCTCTCGAAAAAAGCAGATGAAATGATGTACTCCATGAAAAAGAAACATAAACAGGAACAAGAGGATTTGTAA
- a CDS encoding aminoacyl-histidine dipeptidase, whose amino-acid sequence MDSAIKALKPEQVWNYFYELSQIPRESGNEDGVRQYLLAFAKKYSLEAITDKTGNVIIRKSASKGFENRPSVALQGHMDMVCVKTQESRHNFLTDPIELVLTGDFLHAKDTTLGGDNGIAIAIALDILSDPECKHGPLEAIFTVSEETGLTGAFGIEKETIKSRLLLNLDSEEEGVLYIGCAGGLEVRAQLPSVLEDIPSGYQAFSLTSKGMLGGHSGGEIHKQRANAIKAVARALVQVQTKMLFSAEGGTKRNVIPSTCTISFAAPVADAPAIAAIVEKTGKELSLEFGISDPGIKLEFVEAPLPKQAANASQSEAFIRSLYIAPHGVDAMSFTIPGVVETSSNLAILRFQNGIFSVISSHRSSVLSARDDVAHRMGEALRSCGATVSYEGAYPSWTPNPSSKLTAFCAKAYEEYAKKKPVITAIHAGLECGIINSQVPGMDSVSFGPDMFDVHSVKEKISVSSVERICGFTRHLLSIIE is encoded by the coding sequence ATGGATTCTGCTATCAAGGCTCTCAAACCAGAGCAAGTCTGGAACTATTTCTATGAACTTTCCCAGATTCCCCGTGAATCAGGCAATGAAGATGGTGTCCGCCAGTACCTGCTCGCTTTTGCAAAAAAGTATTCACTTGAGGCAATCACTGATAAAACAGGAAATGTCATTATCCGCAAATCTGCCTCAAAGGGTTTTGAAAACCGTCCTTCCGTTGCGCTACAGGGCCATATGGATATGGTTTGTGTAAAGACACAGGAGAGCAGGCATAATTTCCTTACCGATCCTATCGAGCTTGTTCTTACCGGGGATTTTCTCCACGCGAAGGACACTACCCTTGGAGGCGATAACGGAATTGCCATAGCCATAGCCTTGGATATACTATCCGACCCTGAATGCAAACATGGTCCACTCGAAGCCATTTTCACGGTAAGCGAAGAGACCGGGTTGACCGGGGCCTTCGGCATTGAAAAGGAAACCATCAAAAGCCGCCTGTTGTTAAACCTCGACAGTGAAGAAGAAGGTGTTTTGTATATCGGCTGCGCAGGGGGTCTTGAAGTCAGGGCGCAACTTCCCTCAGTGCTGGAAGACATCCCGTCAGGATACCAAGCGTTCTCCCTCACCTCAAAGGGAATGCTCGGTGGACACAGCGGAGGAGAAATCCATAAGCAGCGGGCCAACGCAATCAAAGCAGTAGCCAGGGCGCTGGTCCAAGTACAGACCAAGATGCTGTTCTCTGCAGAGGGAGGCACAAAACGAAATGTTATCCCTTCAACCTGTACCATCTCTTTTGCAGCACCTGTAGCAGACGCTCCAGCCATTGCTGCTATCGTTGAAAAAACTGGGAAGGAACTTTCCCTTGAATTTGGGATCAGCGACCCAGGTATCAAACTGGAATTTGTGGAGGCACCCCTTCCGAAACAGGCGGCAAACGCTTCCCAAAGTGAAGCATTTATAAGGAGCCTGTATATTGCCCCCCATGGGGTCGATGCAATGAGTTTCACTATTCCTGGCGTCGTGGAGACCTCTTCGAACCTCGCAATACTCAGATTCCAAAACGGTATCTTCTCGGTAATATCAAGTCACCGTTCCTCTGTCCTTTCCGCACGCGATGATGTTGCGCACAGGATGGGAGAGGCTTTGCGGTCCTGTGGTGCTACGGTTTCCTATGAAGGGGCATATCCTTCCTGGACTCCGAACCCATCCTCAAAACTGACTGCCTTCTGTGCAAAGGCCTATGAGGAATATGCCAAGAAAAAACCTGTTATCACTGCCATACACGCAGGACTTGAATGTGGGATTATCAATAGCCAGGTACCTGGGATGGATTCCGTTTCCTTTGGTCCCGATATGTTTGATGTGCACTCGGTAAAGGAAAAAATCTCAGTCTCCTCTGTAGAGAGAATCTGTGGTTTTACCCGTCATCTCCTTTCCATCATAGAATGA
- the nagA gene encoding N-acetylglucosamine-6-phosphate deacetylase, producing the protein MNTRTVLTNGTLVTGYAKLKDCALYIKEDGTIGDIFNMRRLEEKHFPPETTMIDVAGSYIMPGFIDSHIHGIGGYGTEDCDPESILGMSERLADFGVTAFMPTVYTDKLERMIASIKAIVAAMGSEKGAKIMGVNIEGPFISPIRLGAQNPAGVQPVNIDIFNQLIKAGEGKVICMTVAPELKKMRELALLARRENIVLLAGHTDATYENIMEGMQCGIFHSTHFFNAMSRLHQRNPGTVGAILIQRDMQCEIICDGVHVHPELVKLLLREKPSDNIVMVTDSLKPTKQRTGTLTADGVPCVLNAEGAFVSANNPDLFLGSALTMLQGVKNVVNWEVPLQQAVQMSSSNPARIYSFNKQGLLVPGYQADIVILDQNLQMKGLFINGDLIRDRFA; encoded by the coding sequence ATGAATACTCGGACTGTTCTTACAAATGGAACCTTGGTAACCGGTTATGCCAAACTGAAGGATTGTGCGCTTTATATTAAAGAAGACGGTACTATCGGTGATATTTTCAACATGCGCCGGCTGGAAGAAAAGCATTTCCCTCCTGAAACCACAATGATTGATGTCGCCGGCAGCTATATCATGCCCGGTTTCATTGATTCCCATATACATGGGATTGGTGGATATGGCACGGAAGACTGTGACCCGGAATCAATTTTGGGAATGAGCGAACGCCTTGCCGATTTCGGTGTGACGGCCTTCATGCCAACAGTCTATACCGATAAACTCGAACGTATGATTGCCAGCATAAAGGCAATCGTTGCTGCGATGGGAAGTGAAAAAGGGGCAAAGATCATGGGGGTGAACATTGAAGGCCCCTTCATCTCCCCCATCCGTCTCGGAGCCCAGAACCCTGCAGGCGTACAGCCTGTCAATATCGATATTTTCAACCAATTGATCAAAGCCGGCGAGGGCAAGGTCATCTGCATGACTGTCGCCCCAGAATTAAAGAAAATGCGTGAGCTTGCCTTACTTGCAAGACGGGAAAATATAGTCTTGCTTGCCGGACACACAGATGCTACTTATGAGAATATCATGGAAGGGATGCAATGTGGCATTTTCCACTCTACACATTTCTTCAATGCCATGAGCCGGTTGCACCAGAGAAACCCAGGAACAGTAGGCGCCATCCTCATCCAGAGAGACATGCAATGTGAAATTATTTGTGATGGCGTACATGTCCACCCTGAGTTGGTAAAGCTATTACTGAGGGAAAAACCCTCTGACAATATAGTCATGGTTACCGACTCTCTCAAACCGACCAAACAACGCACAGGAACCCTCACGGCCGACGGAGTCCCCTGCGTACTCAACGCCGAGGGAGCCTTTGTCAGCGCCAACAACCCGGATCTTTTCCTTGGATCTGCATTGACGATGCTCCAGGGAGTTAAAAATGTTGTAAACTGGGAAGTGCCGTTGCAGCAAGCGGTACAGATGTCTTCAAGCAATCCTGCCCGGATCTACTCATTCAACAAGCAAGGCTTGCTGGTCCCCGGATACCAGGCCGATATCGTAATCCTTGACCAGAACCTGCAGATGAAAGGCCTTTTCATCAACGGGGATCTAATCAGGGACCGCTTTGCCTGA
- a CDS encoding TraB/GumN family protein codes for MTNEKLSDTIHRLNFKDGRQILLVGTAHVSKESVNEVASYIDSEKPDHICLELDDGRFKNKEDEGSWSNMDIKKVLKEKKGFLLITNMALASFQKRMGNQSGSAPGEEILGAARIAKEKEIPYSLCDREIQITFKRAWRKSNLWNKAKLIATIISAVFSKEEISEAELEELKKSDVMQGMLDEMAKELPAVKTVLIDERDRYLATSIYQAPGTKILAVIGAGHQNGIISCMQKLEDKQLSADLSEITEIPPAGKAGKILSWAFPAFIVGILLYGFFQFGQDQGIKMFGYWLATNMSFTALGAILSLAHPLNILVSIVTAPLASLHPAIGIGMVSGLMEATLRKPKVKDFETLSDDALKLKGWYKNRVLHILLVFLLTSIFATVGNVVVFPILLSMLG; via the coding sequence ATGACAAATGAAAAACTGAGTGATACTATCCACCGTCTGAATTTCAAAGACGGGCGGCAGATACTTCTGGTTGGCACCGCGCACGTTTCCAAAGAAAGTGTAAACGAGGTTGCCTCTTATATAGACAGCGAAAAGCCCGATCATATTTGTCTCGAGCTAGACGATGGTCGTTTCAAAAATAAGGAAGATGAGGGCTCTTGGTCCAACATGGACATCAAAAAAGTCCTTAAGGAAAAAAAGGGGTTTCTCCTTATCACAAATATGGCCCTCGCCTCTTTCCAAAAAAGAATGGGAAACCAATCGGGAAGCGCCCCGGGCGAAGAGATTCTCGGTGCAGCCCGGATTGCAAAAGAGAAGGAAATCCCCTATAGCCTCTGTGACAGGGAAATCCAAATTACCTTTAAGCGCGCCTGGAGAAAATCGAACCTCTGGAACAAGGCCAAATTGATAGCTACCATCATCTCTGCTGTTTTCAGCAAGGAAGAAATCTCTGAAGCTGAGCTTGAAGAACTGAAAAAATCAGATGTTATGCAAGGGATGCTCGACGAAATGGCCAAGGAGCTACCTGCTGTCAAGACAGTCTTGATCGACGAACGGGACAGGTACCTTGCCACAAGCATCTATCAGGCACCGGGAACAAAGATCCTTGCAGTAATCGGGGCTGGACACCAGAACGGAATAATATCCTGCATGCAGAAGCTTGAGGACAAACAACTCTCTGCCGACCTTTCGGAGATTACCGAGATTCCTCCTGCAGGTAAGGCAGGAAAAATTCTTTCCTGGGCTTTTCCCGCCTTTATCGTGGGCATTCTTCTGTATGGTTTTTTCCAGTTTGGGCAGGACCAGGGGATAAAGATGTTTGGCTACTGGCTTGCAACAAACATGTCGTTTACTGCTTTGGGGGCTATCCTCTCGCTCGCCCATCCCTTGAACATATTGGTAAGTATCGTAACCGCACCCTTGGCAAGTTTGCATCCGGCAATCGGGATCGGTATGGTAAGCGGACTCATGGAAGCCACTCTGAGAAAACCAAAGGTAAAGGATTTCGAGACACTTTCCGACGATGCCTTGAAGCTCAAGGGCTGGTACAAGAACAGGGTTCTCCATATCTTACTGGTATTCCTTCTGACAAGTATCTTCGCAACAGTGGGTAATGTCGTGGTCTTCCCAATCCTTTTAAGTATGCTCGGATAA
- a CDS encoding gamma-glutamyl-gamma-aminobutyrate hydrolase family protein, translating into MRSVVIGIAGTLAACPANSPFIGWNRDFTNEAYTSSLVKAGSIPILLPVLSEATQTQLDSLLDLCDGLLLPGGSDIDPAFYHEPRHGLCGLSDNTTDGFQLALLKRALARQKPVLGICKGSQMINVCFGGTLYQDFTLRTENGFLHNHYENATKGCHQVTLAEDSLLASIFKCKDLQVNSLHHQQIHDLGPGLKTTALTKDGGIEAIEASCKSWCVGVQWHPEAMMMASEKMLPLFSAFVYASRTA; encoded by the coding sequence ATGAGAAGTGTGGTGATAGGGATTGCAGGGACCCTTGCCGCCTGCCCTGCAAACTCCCCATTTATAGGATGGAACCGCGATTTTACCAACGAGGCCTATACGTCTTCGTTGGTAAAGGCAGGTTCTATCCCGATTTTGCTCCCTGTTCTCTCAGAGGCAACGCAAACCCAACTAGATAGCCTCCTAGACCTTTGCGACGGCCTGCTGTTGCCCGGAGGCTCTGATATCGACCCAGCATTCTATCACGAACCGAGGCATGGGCTATGTGGCCTTTCCGACAATACAACCGATGGCTTCCAGCTGGCCTTGCTAAAAAGGGCCCTTGCAAGGCAAAAACCTGTTTTGGGTATTTGCAAGGGTTCCCAGATGATTAATGTATGTTTCGGGGGGACGCTGTACCAGGACTTCACCTTACGCACTGAAAACGGGTTTCTTCACAACCATTACGAGAACGCTACAAAGGGCTGCCATCAAGTCACCCTGGCTGAGGATTCTCTGTTAGCCTCCATTTTCAAGTGTAAGGACTTGCAGGTAAATAGCCTCCACCACCAACAAATACATGATTTGGGACCAGGACTAAAAACCACCGCCCTTACAAAGGACGGTGGAATAGAAGCCATTGAGGCTAGTTGCAAAAGCTGGTGTGTAGGGGTCCAGTGGCACCCTGAGGCAATGATGATGGCATCCGAAAAAATGCTTCCGCTTTTCTCGGCCTTCGTCTATGCAAGCAGGACTGCCTGA
- a CDS encoding M48 family metallopeptidase, whose product MKSIGKVQAVTYTLFRQRNCKNVTIRVLSDGSVRVSAPLSVSIRSVERVIEKNYGKLVATVAKQQELGRLYAQTWENGDQFLFWGKLCPLSLIPSIEDSADYENDTFKIRFIGDKPEKEEIRKIIKEMYRSYAQARIGVHVFRWSEILSLPLPPFKVRDSRKRWGSCSAKGTLSFSLRAAALDEGDLSYLVLHEMAHLVHFDHGKKFHAFLSENMPDWKARQKHMFSIQRQSEL is encoded by the coding sequence ATGAAAAGCATAGGTAAAGTACAAGCGGTTACTTACACGCTCTTTCGACAGCGTAACTGCAAGAATGTCACCATACGGGTACTATCCGATGGTTCGGTTAGGGTCTCTGCTCCCTTGAGTGTCTCTATTAGGTCGGTTGAACGGGTTATTGAGAAAAACTATGGAAAACTGGTGGCAACCGTTGCAAAGCAGCAGGAACTGGGTCGGCTGTATGCCCAAACCTGGGAGAATGGGGATCAATTCCTTTTTTGGGGGAAACTATGTCCTCTCTCCCTGATACCTTCTATTGAAGATTCTGCTGATTATGAAAACGATACCTTCAAGATACGATTCATCGGTGATAAGCCAGAGAAAGAAGAAATCCGAAAAATTATCAAGGAAATGTACAGGTCCTATGCACAGGCCAGAATAGGGGTGCATGTTTTTCGCTGGTCGGAAATCCTCTCCCTCCCGCTCCCCCCTTTCAAGGTGCGGGACAGCAGGAAGCGATGGGGTAGTTGCTCAGCCAAAGGGACTTTGAGCTTTTCCCTTCGAGCCGCTGCACTGGATGAAGGCGACTTGTCCTACCTCGTGCTCCATGAGATGGCGCATCTGGTTCATTTTGACCACGGAAAAAAATTCCATGCTTTTCTTTCTGAAAATATGCCAGATTGGAAAGCCCGCCAGAAACATATGTTTTCTATCCAGAGACAGTCTGAACTCTGA
- a CDS encoding FprA family A-type flavoprotein, translated as MKPDKLTNGVYRVSAKIGTRDLFEGIWPIPNGVMLNTYIVQGTEKTALIDLVKDWDGALKAVDEQLSDLKLNDSGVDYLIINHMEPDHTGAMNAFVSKYPNAEILCSEKAVPLIKSFYKIEKNVRSVKDGETVDLGGKTLKFIMTPNIHWPETMMTCAEEDQILFSCDAFGSFGRYEKCFDDELTEEEKVLILGETERYYANIVSSFSSFVIRGIAKLAECPLTMVAPSHGVVWRKEPQKIVDWYLRLAKYSQGPREKEVTLVWSSMYGNTAALVPSLVAGLESENVLVHVIEIPKVHESFVLEKAWRSEGLIVGMPTYEYKMFPPMYHVLDILERSHVTGRKTIRFGSFGWSGGAQKQFSEFVESMKLDVIGCVEYQGAPSEEDKQKAYEMAKSLAQAVLLA; from the coding sequence ATGAAACCTGATAAGCTTACAAACGGAGTATACCGTGTTTCGGCAAAAATCGGAACAAGAGACCTGTTTGAAGGTATTTGGCCTATTCCCAATGGTGTCATGCTTAATACCTATATCGTGCAGGGAACAGAAAAAACAGCCCTGATAGACTTGGTCAAAGACTGGGATGGAGCCCTCAAAGCTGTAGATGAACAACTGTCTGACCTTAAACTTAACGACTCAGGCGTTGATTATCTGATAATAAACCACATGGAGCCCGATCATACAGGGGCAATGAATGCTTTTGTCAGCAAATATCCGAATGCAGAAATTCTCTGTTCCGAGAAGGCTGTTCCCCTGATTAAGAGTTTTTATAAAATTGAAAAAAACGTTCGCTCTGTCAAGGACGGGGAGACCGTGGACCTTGGTGGCAAGACCTTGAAATTCATAATGACACCGAACATCCATTGGCCCGAAACCATGATGACTTGCGCAGAGGAAGACCAGATTCTCTTCAGTTGCGACGCTTTTGGTTCCTTCGGTCGGTACGAGAAGTGTTTCGATGACGAATTGACGGAAGAAGAAAAAGTGTTGATCCTTGGGGAAACCGAACGGTATTATGCCAACATCGTATCCTCCTTTTCCTCGTTCGTGATACGGGGGATTGCCAAACTCGCAGAATGTCCTCTTACTATGGTTGCCCCAAGCCATGGGGTTGTCTGGAGAAAAGAACCCCAAAAGATTGTTGACTGGTACCTTCGGCTTGCCAAGTACAGCCAAGGTCCACGTGAAAAGGAAGTTACCCTTGTCTGGTCAAGCATGTACGGTAATACCGCAGCGCTTGTCCCTTCCCTAGTGGCAGGGCTCGAGAGTGAGAATGTTTTGGTCCATGTCATAGAGATCCCCAAGGTTCATGAATCCTTCGTACTGGAAAAAGCCTGGAGATCGGAAGGTCTGATAGTGGGGATGCCTACGTATGAATATAAGATGTTCCCCCCCATGTACCATGTTTTGGATATTCTCGAAAGAAGCCATGTTACCGGTCGCAAGACCATACGCTTCGGTTCTTTCGGCTGGTCAGGCGGGGCACAGAAGCAATTCTCGGAATTTGTAGAATCGATGAAACTCGATGTAATCGGATGTGTGGAATATCAGGGGGCCCCATCTGAGGAAGATAAGCAGAAAGCCTATGAAATGGCAAAATCGCTTGCTCAGGCAGTCCTGCTTGCATAG
- a CDS encoding GGDEF domain-containing protein has product MGWVVKQNLFLQSLVSFLLSILSSFAITSSIHWKSQRETLRSVSRTDYLTGIENRRILEEELAKRMKRKDNAFIYCFVDMDNFKEINDSYGHLSGDEILQQTTKRILSKLDSGDFLARVGGR; this is encoded by the coding sequence ATGGGCTGGGTTGTAAAACAGAACCTGTTTCTTCAGTCCTTGGTTTCGTTTCTGCTCAGTATCCTGTCTTCTTTTGCAATCACCTCTTCGATACATTGGAAATCTCAAAGGGAAACTCTTCGTTCTGTTTCAAGGACTGATTATCTTACGGGAATCGAGAACAGGAGGATTTTGGAAGAAGAGTTGGCAAAAAGGATGAAGAGAAAAGATAACGCTTTCATTTATTGCTTTGTCGACATGGATAACTTCAAGGAAATAAATGATAGCTATGGTCATCTGAGCGGAGATGAAATCTTACAACAAACCACTAAACGAATACTTTCAAAACTCGACTCCGGAGATTTTCTGGCAAGGGTCGGGGGGCGATGA